In the Tenrec ecaudatus isolate mTenEca1 chromosome 16, mTenEca1.hap1, whole genome shotgun sequence genome, one interval contains:
- the MMP11 gene encoding stromelysin-3 isoform X2, whose protein sequence is MSMGLGFLLPPATGPRAIGPSKDTHRHHPMRRGPKSWNAVLPNRLVPATQESPRLASSPRPPRCGVPDPPQMLSARNRQKRFVLSGGRWDKTDLTYRILRFPWQLVREQVQQTVAEALQVWSTVTPLTFTEVHEGRADIMIDFTRYWHGDNLPFDGPGGILAHAFFPKTHREGDVHFDYDETWTVGDNQGTDLLQVAAHEFGHVLGLQHTTAAKALMSPFYTFRYPLSLSPDDQRGIQHLYGRPRSAPTPSAPAPGPRAGVDTNEIAPLEPATPPDACETSFDAVSTIRGELFFFQGPFVWRLRGGQLQPGYPALASRHWQGLPSPVDAVFEDARGHIWFFQGAQYWVYDGERQVLGPGPLSTLGLAGSRVHAALVWGSEKNKVYFFRGEHYWRFQPSSSRVDSPVPRRATDWRGVPAEIDAAFQDADGYAYFLRGRLYWKFDPVKVKTLEGFPRLVGPDFFGCAEPANTFH, encoded by the exons AtgtcaatgggtttgggttttttgttaccACCGGCCACAGGACCCAGGGCCATTGGGCCCAGCAAG gacacccaccgccaccaccccatgaggagggGACCAAAGTCCTGGAATGCAGTGCTGCCCAATAGGCTGGTGCCTGCCACCCAGGAGTCCCCCCGTCTGGCCAGCAGCCCCCGACCACCCCGCTGCGGTGTGCCTGACCCGCCCCAGATGCTGAGTGCCCGCAACAGGCAGAAGCGGTTTGTGCTGTCTGGTGGGCGCTGGGACAAGACCGACCTCACCTACAG GATCCTCCGCTTTCCGTGGCAGCTGGTGCGGGAGCAGGTGCAGCAGACAGTAGCCGAGGCCCTGCAGGTGTGGAGCACGGTGACACCACTCACCTTCACTGAGGTGCATGAGGGTCGAGCTGATATCATGATAGACTTCACCAG GTACTGGCATGGGGACAACTTGCCCTTCGATGGACCTGGGGGCATCCTGGCCCACGCCTTCTTCCCTAAGACCCACCGAGAAGGGGACGTCCACTTCGACTATGATGAGACCTGGACAGTGGGGGACAACCAAG GCACTGACCTCCTGCAGGTGGCCGCTCATGAGTTTGGCCATGTGCTGGGGCTTCAGCACACGACGGCTGCCAAGGCACTCATGTCTCCTTTCTATACGTTCCGTTACCCACTGAGCCTCAGCCCAGATGACCAAAGGGGCATCCAGCACCTGTATGGCCGCCCCCGCTCAGCTCCCACCCCCAGTGCTCCTGCCCCGGGCCCCCGGGCTGGCGTGGACACCAATGAGATTGCCCCACTGGAG CCGGCAACGCCACCAGATGCCTGCGAGACCTCCTTCGACGCTGTCTCCACTATCCGCGGagagctcttcttcttccaggggcCCTTTGTGTGGCGCCTGCGGGGAGGCCAGCTGCAGCCTGGCTACCCTGCCCTGGCCTCTCGCCACTGGCAGGGGCTGCCCAGCCCAGTGGATGCCGTCTTTGAAGATGCCCGGGGCCATATCTGGTTCTTCCAAG GTGCCCAGTACTGGGTGTATGATGGCGAGAGACAGGTCCTGGGCCCTGGACCCCTTTCGACGCTGGGCCTGGCGGGCTCCCGTGTGCATGctgccctggtctggggctccgagAAGAATAAGGTCTACTTCTTCCGTGGAGAGCACTACTGGCGCTTCCAGCCCAGCTCCAGCCGTGTGGACAGCCCCGTGCCCCGCCGGGCCACCGACTGGAGAGGGGTGCCTGCGGAGATCGATGCTGCCTTCCAGGATGCTGATG GCTATGCCTACTTCCTGCGCGGCCGCCTCTACTGGAAGTTTGACCCTGTGAAAGTGAAGACGCTGGAGGGCTTCCCCCGCCTGGTGGGCCCAGATTTCTTTGGCTGTGCGGAGCCTGCCAACACTTTCCACTGA
- the MMP11 gene encoding stromelysin-3 isoform X1: MARAAGHRGAAPRALLLPLLLLLLPPPLLLARAPRPPDTHRHHPMRRGPKSWNAVLPNRLVPATQESPRLASSPRPPRCGVPDPPQMLSARNRQKRFVLSGGRWDKTDLTYRILRFPWQLVREQVQQTVAEALQVWSTVTPLTFTEVHEGRADIMIDFTRYWHGDNLPFDGPGGILAHAFFPKTHREGDVHFDYDETWTVGDNQGTDLLQVAAHEFGHVLGLQHTTAAKALMSPFYTFRYPLSLSPDDQRGIQHLYGRPRSAPTPSAPAPGPRAGVDTNEIAPLEPATPPDACETSFDAVSTIRGELFFFQGPFVWRLRGGQLQPGYPALASRHWQGLPSPVDAVFEDARGHIWFFQGAQYWVYDGERQVLGPGPLSTLGLAGSRVHAALVWGSEKNKVYFFRGEHYWRFQPSSSRVDSPVPRRATDWRGVPAEIDAAFQDADGYAYFLRGRLYWKFDPVKVKTLEGFPRLVGPDFFGCAEPANTFH; encoded by the exons gacacccaccgccaccaccccatgaggagggGACCAAAGTCCTGGAATGCAGTGCTGCCCAATAGGCTGGTGCCTGCCACCCAGGAGTCCCCCCGTCTGGCCAGCAGCCCCCGACCACCCCGCTGCGGTGTGCCTGACCCGCCCCAGATGCTGAGTGCCCGCAACAGGCAGAAGCGGTTTGTGCTGTCTGGTGGGCGCTGGGACAAGACCGACCTCACCTACAG GATCCTCCGCTTTCCGTGGCAGCTGGTGCGGGAGCAGGTGCAGCAGACAGTAGCCGAGGCCCTGCAGGTGTGGAGCACGGTGACACCACTCACCTTCACTGAGGTGCATGAGGGTCGAGCTGATATCATGATAGACTTCACCAG GTACTGGCATGGGGACAACTTGCCCTTCGATGGACCTGGGGGCATCCTGGCCCACGCCTTCTTCCCTAAGACCCACCGAGAAGGGGACGTCCACTTCGACTATGATGAGACCTGGACAGTGGGGGACAACCAAG GCACTGACCTCCTGCAGGTGGCCGCTCATGAGTTTGGCCATGTGCTGGGGCTTCAGCACACGACGGCTGCCAAGGCACTCATGTCTCCTTTCTATACGTTCCGTTACCCACTGAGCCTCAGCCCAGATGACCAAAGGGGCATCCAGCACCTGTATGGCCGCCCCCGCTCAGCTCCCACCCCCAGTGCTCCTGCCCCGGGCCCCCGGGCTGGCGTGGACACCAATGAGATTGCCCCACTGGAG CCGGCAACGCCACCAGATGCCTGCGAGACCTCCTTCGACGCTGTCTCCACTATCCGCGGagagctcttcttcttccaggggcCCTTTGTGTGGCGCCTGCGGGGAGGCCAGCTGCAGCCTGGCTACCCTGCCCTGGCCTCTCGCCACTGGCAGGGGCTGCCCAGCCCAGTGGATGCCGTCTTTGAAGATGCCCGGGGCCATATCTGGTTCTTCCAAG GTGCCCAGTACTGGGTGTATGATGGCGAGAGACAGGTCCTGGGCCCTGGACCCCTTTCGACGCTGGGCCTGGCGGGCTCCCGTGTGCATGctgccctggtctggggctccgagAAGAATAAGGTCTACTTCTTCCGTGGAGAGCACTACTGGCGCTTCCAGCCCAGCTCCAGCCGTGTGGACAGCCCCGTGCCCCGCCGGGCCACCGACTGGAGAGGGGTGCCTGCGGAGATCGATGCTGCCTTCCAGGATGCTGATG GCTATGCCTACTTCCTGCGCGGCCGCCTCTACTGGAAGTTTGACCCTGTGAAAGTGAAGACGCTGGAGGGCTTCCCCCGCCTGGTGGGCCCAGATTTCTTTGGCTGTGCGGAGCCTGCCAACACTTTCCACTGA